A stretch of the Archocentrus centrarchus isolate MPI-CPG fArcCen1 unplaced genomic scaffold, fArcCen1 scaffold_26_ctg1, whole genome shotgun sequence genome encodes the following:
- the LOC115775994 gene encoding far upstream element-binding protein 3-like isoform X2, whose amino-acid sequence MMAELVQGQASMNQPGLKSEGLADVLQRARQMVGKMGGEAMSHLNSSSGSVEPSLYYSGQKRPGEDGVGNQLAAMGHQRVITEDYKVPDRMVGFIIGRGGEQITRIQLESGCKIQIAPEGGGLMERPCSLTGTPESIEQAKRLLAQIVDRCRNGPGFHGDGDGGASVQEMLIPASKVGLVIGRGGDTIKQLQERAGVKMMMIQDGPMPTGADKPLRISGDPYKVQAARELVLEVIREKDGDFRSGRSDFSARLGGTSLDVPVPRFAVGIVIGRNGEMIKKIQNDAGVRIQFKADDGISPERVAMVMGQPDRCQHAVHLINELIQTAQERDGFGSALRGGRVRGRGDWTMGSPGPLQEVTYTIPADKCGLVIGKGGETIKSINQQSGAHVELQRNPPPSTDPNTRVFTIRGTAQQMDLARQLIDDKIGGSGIMSNGGFGFSPFTQGPAAHQNCGSGQTFLTGVWGNTYQTSWQNPGQQDPGHSMAQTGQMDYSKAWEQYYKKLGQQNQPQSLMTDYSKAWEDYYKKQSQSSQQSSVPEYTAALAEYYRQQQPYLWNPTQIQDH is encoded by the exons ATGGTGGGTAAGATGGGTGGAGAAGCTATGTCCCACCTCAACAGCTCCTCAGGAAGTGTCGAACCCTCACTGTACTACTCCGGCCAGAAACGACCAGGAGAGGATGGAG TAGGTAACCAGCTAGCAGCCATGGGGCATCAAAG GGTAATCACAGAGGATTACAAGGTCCCTGACAGGATGGTGGGCTTCa TTATTGGCAGAGGAGGAGAACAGATCACCAGGATCCAGCTGGAGTCAGGCTGTAAGATCCAGATCGCTCCTG AAGGCGGGGGTCTAATGGAGCGGCCGTGTTCTCTGACTGGCACTCCAGAAAGCATCGA GCAGGCGAAGCGGCTGCTGGCCCAGATCGTGGATCGCTGCAGAAACGGTCCAGGTTTCCATGGTGATGGAGATGGTGGGGCGTCAGTGCAGGAGATGCTGATCCCGGCCAGCAAGGTCGGGCTGGTGATTGGCCGAGGAGGAGACACCatcaaacagctgcag GAGCGAGCTGgagtgaagatgatgatgatccaGGATGGTCCGATGCCAACAGGGGCTGACAAACCTCTCCGCATCTCTGGAGACCCGTACAAAGTGCAG GCAGCAAGGGAGTTGGTGCTGGAGGTGATCCGGGAGAAAGACGGAGACTTCAGATCAGGACGCAGCGACTTTAGCGCCCGACTGGGAGGAACCAGCCTGGAT GTTCCCGTTCCCAGATTTGCTGTCGGCATCGTGATTGGCAGAAATGGAGAAATGATCAAGAAGATCCAGAACGATGCAGGGGTCCGAATCCAGTTTAAAGCAG ATGATGGCATCAGTCCAGAGCgtgttgccatggtgatggGTCAGCCGGACCGCTGTCAGCATGCTGTCCACCTCATCAACGAACTCATCCAAACAGCACag GAACGTGATGGTTTTGGTTCAGCCCTGCGGGGCGGGCGAGTCAGAGGTCGTGGCGATTGGACTATGGGCTCTCCTGGTCCCCTACAGGAAGTGACATATACCATCCCTGCTGACAAATGTGGCTTGGTCATTGGCAAAG GTGGAGAAACCATTAAGAGTATTAACCAGCAGTCTGGAGCTCACGTGGAGCTGCAGAGGAATCCTCCCCCCTCCACCGACCCCAACACCCGGGTCTTCACCATCAGAGGCACCGCCCAGCAGATGGACCTGGCTCGCCAGCTCATAGACGACAAGATCGGG GGTTCGGGTATTATGAGTAACGGAGGTTTCGGCTTCAGTCCCTTCACCCAGGGTCCTGCTGCACACCAGAA CTGTGGTAGCGGACAGACCTTCCTCACTGGTGTTTGGGGAAACACCTACCAGACCAGCTGGCAGAACCCAGGACAGCAAGAcccag gtcacAGTATGGCTCAGACAGGACAGATGGACTACTCTAAAGCATGGGAGCAGTACTATAAGAAGCTAG gtcagCAGAACCAGCCTCAGAGCTTGATGACGGACTACAGTAAGGCCTGGGAGGACTACTACAAGAAACAGA gtcagTCGTCTCAGCAGAGTTCAGTGCCAGAATACACTGCAGCATTAGCAGAATactacagacagcagcagccctACCTGTGGAATCCCACACAGATACAG GATCACTAG
- the LOC115775994 gene encoding far upstream element-binding protein 3-like isoform X1 encodes MMAELVQGQASMNQPGLKSEGLADVLQRARQMVGKMGGEAMSHLNSSSGSVEPSLYYSGQKRPGEDGVGNQLAAMGHQSRVITEDYKVPDRMVGFIIGRGGEQITRIQLESGCKIQIAPEGGGLMERPCSLTGTPESIEQAKRLLAQIVDRCRNGPGFHGDGDGGASVQEMLIPASKVGLVIGRGGDTIKQLQERAGVKMMMIQDGPMPTGADKPLRISGDPYKVQAARELVLEVIREKDGDFRSGRSDFSARLGGTSLDVPVPRFAVGIVIGRNGEMIKKIQNDAGVRIQFKADDGISPERVAMVMGQPDRCQHAVHLINELIQTAQERDGFGSALRGGRVRGRGDWTMGSPGPLQEVTYTIPADKCGLVIGKGGETIKSINQQSGAHVELQRNPPPSTDPNTRVFTIRGTAQQMDLARQLIDDKIGGSGIMSNGGFGFSPFTQGPAAHQNCGSGQTFLTGVWGNTYQTSWQNPGQQDPGHSMAQTGQMDYSKAWEQYYKKLGQQNQPQSLMTDYSKAWEDYYKKQSQSSQQSSVPEYTAALAEYYRQQQPYLWNPTQIQDH; translated from the exons ATGGTGGGTAAGATGGGTGGAGAAGCTATGTCCCACCTCAACAGCTCCTCAGGAAGTGTCGAACCCTCACTGTACTACTCCGGCCAGAAACGACCAGGAGAGGATGGAG TAGGTAACCAGCTAGCAGCCATGGGGCATCAAAG caGGGTAATCACAGAGGATTACAAGGTCCCTGACAGGATGGTGGGCTTCa TTATTGGCAGAGGAGGAGAACAGATCACCAGGATCCAGCTGGAGTCAGGCTGTAAGATCCAGATCGCTCCTG AAGGCGGGGGTCTAATGGAGCGGCCGTGTTCTCTGACTGGCACTCCAGAAAGCATCGA GCAGGCGAAGCGGCTGCTGGCCCAGATCGTGGATCGCTGCAGAAACGGTCCAGGTTTCCATGGTGATGGAGATGGTGGGGCGTCAGTGCAGGAGATGCTGATCCCGGCCAGCAAGGTCGGGCTGGTGATTGGCCGAGGAGGAGACACCatcaaacagctgcag GAGCGAGCTGgagtgaagatgatgatgatccaGGATGGTCCGATGCCAACAGGGGCTGACAAACCTCTCCGCATCTCTGGAGACCCGTACAAAGTGCAG GCAGCAAGGGAGTTGGTGCTGGAGGTGATCCGGGAGAAAGACGGAGACTTCAGATCAGGACGCAGCGACTTTAGCGCCCGACTGGGAGGAACCAGCCTGGAT GTTCCCGTTCCCAGATTTGCTGTCGGCATCGTGATTGGCAGAAATGGAGAAATGATCAAGAAGATCCAGAACGATGCAGGGGTCCGAATCCAGTTTAAAGCAG ATGATGGCATCAGTCCAGAGCgtgttgccatggtgatggGTCAGCCGGACCGCTGTCAGCATGCTGTCCACCTCATCAACGAACTCATCCAAACAGCACag GAACGTGATGGTTTTGGTTCAGCCCTGCGGGGCGGGCGAGTCAGAGGTCGTGGCGATTGGACTATGGGCTCTCCTGGTCCCCTACAGGAAGTGACATATACCATCCCTGCTGACAAATGTGGCTTGGTCATTGGCAAAG GTGGAGAAACCATTAAGAGTATTAACCAGCAGTCTGGAGCTCACGTGGAGCTGCAGAGGAATCCTCCCCCCTCCACCGACCCCAACACCCGGGTCTTCACCATCAGAGGCACCGCCCAGCAGATGGACCTGGCTCGCCAGCTCATAGACGACAAGATCGGG GGTTCGGGTATTATGAGTAACGGAGGTTTCGGCTTCAGTCCCTTCACCCAGGGTCCTGCTGCACACCAGAA CTGTGGTAGCGGACAGACCTTCCTCACTGGTGTTTGGGGAAACACCTACCAGACCAGCTGGCAGAACCCAGGACAGCAAGAcccag gtcacAGTATGGCTCAGACAGGACAGATGGACTACTCTAAAGCATGGGAGCAGTACTATAAGAAGCTAG gtcagCAGAACCAGCCTCAGAGCTTGATGACGGACTACAGTAAGGCCTGGGAGGACTACTACAAGAAACAGA gtcagTCGTCTCAGCAGAGTTCAGTGCCAGAATACACTGCAGCATTAGCAGAATactacagacagcagcagccctACCTGTGGAATCCCACACAGATACAG GATCACTAG
- the LOC115775994 gene encoding far upstream element-binding protein 3-like isoform X3 has translation MMAELVQGQASMNQPGLKSEGLADVLQRARQMVGKMGGEAMSHLNSSSGSVEPSLYYSGQKRPGEDGGNQLAAMGHQSRVITEDYKVPDRMVGFIIGRGGEQITRIQLESGCKIQIAPEGGGLMERPCSLTGTPESIEQAKRLLAQIVDRCRNGPGFHGDGDGGASVQEMLIPASKVGLVIGRGGDTIKQLQERAGVKMMMIQDGPMPTGADKPLRISGDPYKVQAARELVLEVIREKDGDFRSGRSDFSARLGGTSLDVPVPRFAVGIVIGRNGEMIKKIQNDAGVRIQFKADDGISPERVAMVMGQPDRCQHAVHLINELIQTAQERDGFGSALRGGRVRGRGDWTMGSPGPLQEVTYTIPADKCGLVIGKGGETIKSINQQSGAHVELQRNPPPSTDPNTRVFTIRGTAQQMDLARQLIDDKIGGSGIMSNGGFGFSPFTQGPAAHQNCGSGQTFLTGVWGNTYQTSWQNPGQQDPGHSMAQTGQMDYSKAWEQYYKKLGQQNQPQSLMTDYSKAWEDYYKKQSQSSQQSSVPEYTAALAEYYRQQQPYLWNPTQIQDH, from the exons ATGGTGGGTAAGATGGGTGGAGAAGCTATGTCCCACCTCAACAGCTCCTCAGGAAGTGTCGAACCCTCACTGTACTACTCCGGCCAGAAACGACCAGGAGAGGATGGAG GTAACCAGCTAGCAGCCATGGGGCATCAAAG caGGGTAATCACAGAGGATTACAAGGTCCCTGACAGGATGGTGGGCTTCa TTATTGGCAGAGGAGGAGAACAGATCACCAGGATCCAGCTGGAGTCAGGCTGTAAGATCCAGATCGCTCCTG AAGGCGGGGGTCTAATGGAGCGGCCGTGTTCTCTGACTGGCACTCCAGAAAGCATCGA GCAGGCGAAGCGGCTGCTGGCCCAGATCGTGGATCGCTGCAGAAACGGTCCAGGTTTCCATGGTGATGGAGATGGTGGGGCGTCAGTGCAGGAGATGCTGATCCCGGCCAGCAAGGTCGGGCTGGTGATTGGCCGAGGAGGAGACACCatcaaacagctgcag GAGCGAGCTGgagtgaagatgatgatgatccaGGATGGTCCGATGCCAACAGGGGCTGACAAACCTCTCCGCATCTCTGGAGACCCGTACAAAGTGCAG GCAGCAAGGGAGTTGGTGCTGGAGGTGATCCGGGAGAAAGACGGAGACTTCAGATCAGGACGCAGCGACTTTAGCGCCCGACTGGGAGGAACCAGCCTGGAT GTTCCCGTTCCCAGATTTGCTGTCGGCATCGTGATTGGCAGAAATGGAGAAATGATCAAGAAGATCCAGAACGATGCAGGGGTCCGAATCCAGTTTAAAGCAG ATGATGGCATCAGTCCAGAGCgtgttgccatggtgatggGTCAGCCGGACCGCTGTCAGCATGCTGTCCACCTCATCAACGAACTCATCCAAACAGCACag GAACGTGATGGTTTTGGTTCAGCCCTGCGGGGCGGGCGAGTCAGAGGTCGTGGCGATTGGACTATGGGCTCTCCTGGTCCCCTACAGGAAGTGACATATACCATCCCTGCTGACAAATGTGGCTTGGTCATTGGCAAAG GTGGAGAAACCATTAAGAGTATTAACCAGCAGTCTGGAGCTCACGTGGAGCTGCAGAGGAATCCTCCCCCCTCCACCGACCCCAACACCCGGGTCTTCACCATCAGAGGCACCGCCCAGCAGATGGACCTGGCTCGCCAGCTCATAGACGACAAGATCGGG GGTTCGGGTATTATGAGTAACGGAGGTTTCGGCTTCAGTCCCTTCACCCAGGGTCCTGCTGCACACCAGAA CTGTGGTAGCGGACAGACCTTCCTCACTGGTGTTTGGGGAAACACCTACCAGACCAGCTGGCAGAACCCAGGACAGCAAGAcccag gtcacAGTATGGCTCAGACAGGACAGATGGACTACTCTAAAGCATGGGAGCAGTACTATAAGAAGCTAG gtcagCAGAACCAGCCTCAGAGCTTGATGACGGACTACAGTAAGGCCTGGGAGGACTACTACAAGAAACAGA gtcagTCGTCTCAGCAGAGTTCAGTGCCAGAATACACTGCAGCATTAGCAGAATactacagacagcagcagccctACCTGTGGAATCCCACACAGATACAG GATCACTAG
- the LOC115775994 gene encoding far upstream element-binding protein 3-like isoform X4, with protein MMAELVQGQASMNQPGLKSEGLADVLQRARQMVGKMGGEAMSHLNSSSGSVEPSLYYSGQKRPGEDGGNQLAAMGHQRVITEDYKVPDRMVGFIIGRGGEQITRIQLESGCKIQIAPEGGGLMERPCSLTGTPESIEQAKRLLAQIVDRCRNGPGFHGDGDGGASVQEMLIPASKVGLVIGRGGDTIKQLQERAGVKMMMIQDGPMPTGADKPLRISGDPYKVQAARELVLEVIREKDGDFRSGRSDFSARLGGTSLDVPVPRFAVGIVIGRNGEMIKKIQNDAGVRIQFKADDGISPERVAMVMGQPDRCQHAVHLINELIQTAQERDGFGSALRGGRVRGRGDWTMGSPGPLQEVTYTIPADKCGLVIGKGGETIKSINQQSGAHVELQRNPPPSTDPNTRVFTIRGTAQQMDLARQLIDDKIGGSGIMSNGGFGFSPFTQGPAAHQNCGSGQTFLTGVWGNTYQTSWQNPGQQDPGHSMAQTGQMDYSKAWEQYYKKLGQQNQPQSLMTDYSKAWEDYYKKQSQSSQQSSVPEYTAALAEYYRQQQPYLWNPTQIQDH; from the exons ATGGTGGGTAAGATGGGTGGAGAAGCTATGTCCCACCTCAACAGCTCCTCAGGAAGTGTCGAACCCTCACTGTACTACTCCGGCCAGAAACGACCAGGAGAGGATGGAG GTAACCAGCTAGCAGCCATGGGGCATCAAAG GGTAATCACAGAGGATTACAAGGTCCCTGACAGGATGGTGGGCTTCa TTATTGGCAGAGGAGGAGAACAGATCACCAGGATCCAGCTGGAGTCAGGCTGTAAGATCCAGATCGCTCCTG AAGGCGGGGGTCTAATGGAGCGGCCGTGTTCTCTGACTGGCACTCCAGAAAGCATCGA GCAGGCGAAGCGGCTGCTGGCCCAGATCGTGGATCGCTGCAGAAACGGTCCAGGTTTCCATGGTGATGGAGATGGTGGGGCGTCAGTGCAGGAGATGCTGATCCCGGCCAGCAAGGTCGGGCTGGTGATTGGCCGAGGAGGAGACACCatcaaacagctgcag GAGCGAGCTGgagtgaagatgatgatgatccaGGATGGTCCGATGCCAACAGGGGCTGACAAACCTCTCCGCATCTCTGGAGACCCGTACAAAGTGCAG GCAGCAAGGGAGTTGGTGCTGGAGGTGATCCGGGAGAAAGACGGAGACTTCAGATCAGGACGCAGCGACTTTAGCGCCCGACTGGGAGGAACCAGCCTGGAT GTTCCCGTTCCCAGATTTGCTGTCGGCATCGTGATTGGCAGAAATGGAGAAATGATCAAGAAGATCCAGAACGATGCAGGGGTCCGAATCCAGTTTAAAGCAG ATGATGGCATCAGTCCAGAGCgtgttgccatggtgatggGTCAGCCGGACCGCTGTCAGCATGCTGTCCACCTCATCAACGAACTCATCCAAACAGCACag GAACGTGATGGTTTTGGTTCAGCCCTGCGGGGCGGGCGAGTCAGAGGTCGTGGCGATTGGACTATGGGCTCTCCTGGTCCCCTACAGGAAGTGACATATACCATCCCTGCTGACAAATGTGGCTTGGTCATTGGCAAAG GTGGAGAAACCATTAAGAGTATTAACCAGCAGTCTGGAGCTCACGTGGAGCTGCAGAGGAATCCTCCCCCCTCCACCGACCCCAACACCCGGGTCTTCACCATCAGAGGCACCGCCCAGCAGATGGACCTGGCTCGCCAGCTCATAGACGACAAGATCGGG GGTTCGGGTATTATGAGTAACGGAGGTTTCGGCTTCAGTCCCTTCACCCAGGGTCCTGCTGCACACCAGAA CTGTGGTAGCGGACAGACCTTCCTCACTGGTGTTTGGGGAAACACCTACCAGACCAGCTGGCAGAACCCAGGACAGCAAGAcccag gtcacAGTATGGCTCAGACAGGACAGATGGACTACTCTAAAGCATGGGAGCAGTACTATAAGAAGCTAG gtcagCAGAACCAGCCTCAGAGCTTGATGACGGACTACAGTAAGGCCTGGGAGGACTACTACAAGAAACAGA gtcagTCGTCTCAGCAGAGTTCAGTGCCAGAATACACTGCAGCATTAGCAGAATactacagacagcagcagccctACCTGTGGAATCCCACACAGATACAG GATCACTAG